One segment of Nostoc piscinale CENA21 DNA contains the following:
- a CDS encoding glycoside hydrolase: MSHPLYVAFIWHQHQPLYKSPDSGVSLSSTQQYKLPWVRLHGTKDYLDLILILEQYPKLHQTVNLVPSLILQLEDYIAGTAFDPYLTASLTPAEQLTREQHEFIVQHFFDANHHTLIDPHPRYAELYQQRQDKGQTWCLANWGVQDYSDLLAWHNLAWIDPLFWDDPEIAAWLKQGRNFSLSDRQQIYAKQRQILSRIIPQHRKMQQTGQLEVTTTPYTHPIMPLLADTNSGRVAVPNMTLPEYRFQWAEDIPRHLRKAWDMYTERFGQEPRGLWPSEQSVSPEVLPYIIKQGFKWICSDEAVLGWTLRHFFHRDGAGNVQQPEMLYRPYRLTTPAGDLAIVFRDHRLSDLIGFTYGSMQPKQAAANLVGHLQAIAKKQRENPSEQPWLVTIALDGENCWEFYPQDGKLFLEALYQNLSNDPQLQLVTVSEFIEKFPPTATIPQEQLHSGSWVDGSFTTWIGDPAKNKAWDYLTQARAVLASHPEATEETNPAAWEALYAAEGSDWFWWFGEGHSSNQDAIFDELFREHLAGIYKALNEPVPAYLSQAVEVHEIRANHLPESFIHPVIDGRGDEQDWDKAGRIEVGGARGTMHNSSLIQRLWYGVDHLNFYIRLDFKSGVKPGQELPPELNLLWFYPDKTMHNSPIPLKDVPQQAPVNYLYHHHLEINLLTQSVQFREAAEDYQWQPRFSRAQVALDTCLELSVPWADLQVPPDYPLRLVLVMADNGRFSDYLPENALIPIEVP; the protein is encoded by the coding sequence ATGTCCCATCCACTTTATGTTGCCTTTATTTGGCATCAACATCAGCCGCTGTACAAGTCTCCTGACAGCGGCGTTTCACTTTCATCTACCCAACAATACAAGCTACCTTGGGTACGCTTGCACGGCACTAAAGATTATTTAGATTTAATATTAATCCTGGAACAATATCCCAAGTTACACCAAACGGTGAATTTGGTACCTTCTTTGATATTGCAATTAGAAGATTACATTGCTGGTACAGCTTTTGACCCTTATTTAACAGCCAGTTTAACTCCGGCAGAACAACTAACCAGGGAACAGCACGAATTTATTGTCCAACATTTCTTTGATGCCAATCACCACACGTTGATTGATCCGCATCCGCGTTATGCTGAGTTGTATCAACAAAGGCAAGACAAAGGACAAACTTGGTGTTTAGCAAATTGGGGTGTGCAAGATTACAGCGATTTGCTGGCTTGGCACAATTTAGCTTGGATAGATCCTTTGTTTTGGGATGACCCAGAAATTGCCGCTTGGTTAAAACAAGGGCGGAATTTTAGTTTAAGCGATCGCCAGCAAATTTACGCCAAACAACGCCAAATCTTAAGCCGCATTATTCCCCAACACCGGAAAATGCAGCAAACAGGGCAATTAGAAGTCACAACCACGCCCTATACTCACCCCATTATGCCTTTGCTGGCTGATACTAACTCTGGTCGGGTAGCAGTGCCGAATATGACCTTACCAGAGTATCGTTTTCAATGGGCAGAAGACATCCCCCGCCACCTACGCAAAGCCTGGGATATGTATACAGAGCGTTTTGGTCAAGAACCCAGAGGTTTATGGCCTTCGGAACAATCTGTTAGTCCAGAAGTATTGCCGTATATTATTAAACAAGGTTTTAAGTGGATTTGCTCAGATGAAGCCGTCTTGGGTTGGACACTGCGACACTTCTTCCATCGAGATGGTGCAGGGAACGTCCAGCAACCAGAAATGCTGTATCGACCTTATCGCTTAACAACCCCAGCCGGTGATTTAGCAATTGTTTTCCGCGACCATAGATTGTCTGATTTAATTGGCTTTACCTACGGGTCAATGCAGCCAAAACAAGCCGCCGCCAACTTAGTGGGACATCTGCAAGCGATCGCCAAAAAGCAGCGCGAAAACCCCAGCGAACAACCTTGGTTAGTCACCATTGCCTTAGATGGCGAAAATTGTTGGGAATTTTATCCCCAAGACGGCAAATTGTTCCTGGAAGCTTTGTATCAAAACCTGAGCAATGACCCCCAATTGCAACTTGTTACCGTCTCGGAATTTATCGAAAAATTCCCACCCACAGCCACTATCCCCCAAGAACAATTACACAGTGGTTCTTGGGTAGATGGTAGCTTCACAACTTGGATTGGCGATCCAGCAAAAAATAAAGCTTGGGACTACCTAACCCAAGCCAGAGCCGTGTTAGCCAGCCATCCAGAAGCCACCGAAGAAACCAACCCAGCCGCCTGGGAAGCTTTGTACGCGGCTGAAGGTTCAGACTGGTTTTGGTGGTTTGGGGAAGGACATTCTTCTAATCAAGATGCCATTTTTGACGAATTATTTCGAGAGCATCTGGCTGGCATTTACAAAGCCTTAAACGAACCTGTACCAGCCTATCTCTCTCAAGCTGTAGAAGTGCATGAAATTCGCGCTAACCATCTGCCAGAAAGCTTTATTCACCCCGTCATTGATGGCCGTGGTGACGAACAAGATTGGGACAAAGCCGGCAGAATCGAAGTTGGTGGTGCAAGAGGCACAATGCACAATAGCAGCCTCATCCAACGACTTTGGTATGGGGTAGATCACCTCAACTTTTATATCAGGTTGGACTTCAAAAGTGGTGTCAAACCAGGACAAGAATTACCGCCAGAATTAAATTTACTGTGGTTCTATCCTGATAAGACCATGCACAATAGCCCAATTCCCTTAAAAGATGTGCCGCAACAAGCACCAGTGAATTATTTGTATCATCACCATCTGGAAATTAATTTACTCACACAATCAGTACAGTTCCGCGAAGCCGCAGAAGATTATCAATGGCAACCCCGCTTTAGCCGCGCTCAAGTAGCTTTAGATACTTGTTTAGAATTATCAGTGCCTTGGGCAGATTTGCAAGTTCCGCCCGATTATCCCCTGCGCTTGGTTTTAGTTATGGCTGATAATGGGCGTTTTTCCGATTATTTGCCAGAAAATGCTTTGATTCCGATTGAAGTACCGTAG
- a CDS encoding serine/threonine-protein kinase: MNRFSENITPFPDEYSLQKNQLARLCGSTQLFRDRYMILRILGRGGFGITFLARNARLPGSPLCVIKQLCPKTTSTKSWDKACQRFGQEAKTLAQLGSHSQVPMLLDYFEKNGEFYLVQEYVRGCTLAREVRRNGVKTEAEVKLFLREILPILQYIHQNRVIHRDIKPQNLLRCEDDQRLVMIDFGAVKEKLVDIEEDSGYKTATTNFVGTMGFAPPEQFALRPVYASDIYAVGVTCLYLLTGKGPLDFEHDTSTGEISWQKEVNISDHFARILGKMVKFSLDDRFKTVDDVIKALNLEKNLPNLSNCLTTKPLRTFQPQPEPTPPTPTYISPTAKTAIAIREWKAKLNNKQLHRQLNSYLTSV, translated from the coding sequence ATGAATCGCTTTTCTGAAAACATTACCCCTTTTCCAGACGAGTACAGTTTACAAAAAAATCAACTGGCTCGATTGTGTGGTTCTACGCAGCTATTCCGCGATCGCTACATGATATTGCGAATTTTAGGTAGAGGTGGCTTTGGCATTACCTTTTTAGCCAGAAACGCCCGCTTACCAGGAAGTCCTCTGTGTGTAATTAAACAACTTTGTCCTAAGACGACTAGTACTAAAAGTTGGGATAAAGCTTGTCAGCGGTTTGGACAAGAAGCTAAAACCCTAGCGCAACTTGGTAGTCATTCGCAAGTCCCTATGCTGTTAGACTACTTTGAAAAAAATGGTGAGTTTTATTTAGTGCAGGAATATGTGCGGGGTTGTACTTTAGCACGAGAAGTCAGACGTAATGGTGTGAAAACCGAAGCTGAAGTCAAGCTGTTTTTAAGAGAAATTCTACCGATATTGCAATATATCCATCAAAATCGGGTAATTCATCGAGATATTAAACCACAAAACTTGTTGCGCTGTGAAGATGACCAAAGATTAGTGATGATTGATTTTGGTGCAGTTAAAGAAAAGTTAGTTGATATTGAAGAAGACTCTGGTTACAAAACAGCCACGACTAATTTTGTCGGGACTATGGGGTTTGCACCGCCGGAACAGTTTGCGTTGCGGCCAGTTTACGCCAGTGATATCTATGCAGTAGGAGTAACTTGTCTTTATTTATTAACTGGTAAAGGGCCTTTAGACTTTGAACATGATACATCCACAGGGGAAATTAGTTGGCAAAAAGAAGTGAATATTAGTGATCACTTTGCCAGGATTTTAGGAAAAATGGTGAAGTTTTCGTTAGACGATCGCTTCAAGACTGTAGATGATGTGATTAAAGCATTAAATCTAGAGAAGAATTTACCTAATTTAAGCAACTGTTTAACCACAAAACCCCTGCGAACATTCCAGCCTCAACCCGAACCAACACCACCGACACCAACATACATCTCACCAACCGCCAAAACTGCGATCGCAATTCGAGAATGGAAAGCTAAACTCAACAATAAACAATTGCACCGTCAATTAAATTCTTATTTAACTTCAGTCTAA
- a CDS encoding DUF1648 domain-containing protein: MSRHRPGLVIPQSSSDQILNWIAIAGIAGLFGLAVYTWFALPETIPIHFGFDGKVNGWGSKKIIWLLPILSLVTYSFLTFISRYPHTFNYAVTITEVNALRQYQIACSMLNWLKTEMVYLSAYIEWQIYHLATTANPSLGIWFLPGLIIIIFGTIGYWLRQSFLAR, translated from the coding sequence ATGAGTCGTCATAGACCTGGTTTAGTAATTCCTCAATCTTCTTCAGATCAAATACTAAACTGGATTGCGATCGCCGGAATTGCCGGATTATTTGGTCTTGCAGTTTACACTTGGTTTGCGTTACCAGAAACTATACCCATTCATTTTGGATTTGATGGCAAAGTTAATGGTTGGGGGAGTAAAAAAATTATTTGGTTGTTACCAATTTTAAGTTTAGTAACTTATAGCTTTTTAACATTTATTAGTCGTTACCCACATACATTTAACTATGCAGTTACTATCACTGAAGTAAATGCTTTGCGGCAATATCAAATTGCTTGCTCGATGCTAAATTGGTTAAAAACTGAGATGGTTTACCTATCTGCATATATTGAATGGCAAATTTACCATCTAGCAACTACAGCCAATCCCTCTTTAGGTATCTGGTTTTTGCCTGGATTAATTATTATCATATTCGGCACGATTGGATATTGGTTAAGGCAATCGTTCCTGGCGAGATGA